One Candidatus Aegiribacteria sp. genomic window, CAGGCCGGATCCACAGATCGTGGCGGTCTTCACATGAGGGGCGGTCGTGCCGGACAGGTTACTTACCTTGTGGACGGTGTCGCCCAGATGGATCCTACTTTTAACACCTTCACCAGCAGCGTTCCCCTCGCGGGAGTAGCTGAAACCGCCGTTATCAGGGGTGGATTCGGCGCCGAATACGGTAACGCACAATCCGGTGTTGTGAACATTGTAACCCGCGAGGGCGGGAACGATTACACCGGTTCACTCAGCTGGAACGGCAACAACTGGGAAGAACTCGGACTTGCCAGTGACTGGACATGGGGCGGCACAAGCGCAGATGAGCCCGATGTATGGAGATGGAGCAACATATCTCCCTTCGCAGAGGCAAGGATGAACGTTGAAGGTACACTGGGTGGTCCCGAACCCTTTACCAGTTACCTTCTACCCGCAATAGGACTGGATGTTCCCGGAGACATGCGATTGTTCTTCTCCGGTGAATGGCTTCAGACCGGTGGCGGTAAAGACGGAAGGTACGGCTACAATTTTAACGATTGGGTAGACTCCTACACAGGAAACCTCAAACTTACCTACAAGCCGAACCCCAAAACGAAGATCAATCTCACCGGTTACCTTCTGGATAGAACCGGCAGTTTCGACAGTGACTGGCTCTGGCACAGGTACGAACAGCCGTTCGTCGATACCGATACATCCTCTATCAACTACGGTGACACACTCGCCCACGGCGAGAATATTCTCTGGGGACTGCCGACCTATTTCAGAACGAATTACAGCATCGGAGCGGGTTTAACTCAGACTCTCAGCGATGCCACGTTCATGGAAATCAAGTTCAGTCAGTTCGAGGCTGCAAGAGATTATAAAATTTACAACAATCCCGATGACACGACCGGTGCCCCTGGTACCGATACTGAATTCTACGGAGAGAATTTCACGTGGGATGACTGGCAGGCCGTAACTCCCTCAAGAATGGTTGATTCACGCGGATTCTACAGGAGCGGTAGAAATCGCAGTTCCTGGGGAGAAAGAAGAAGTACTACTTCTACCTTCAGAACTGATCTGACAAGCCAGCTGAACCAGGATCATCAGTTAAAGGCAGGCATCGAAGCCAGTTACTACGATGTGTTTAACTACTACATCGATACGGCATCGGGTGGAAACATCTACGCCGGAAGGTATCATGTGTTCCCGAATTCCGGAGCAGCTTACATACAGGATAAGATGGAATACAGGGGAATGATAGTTAACGCCGGACTTCGCTTCGATTATTTCGATTCGAACTTCGACGAATTTCCAGCTGATGTCACCGATCCGATCAATTTTGGAACGGAGCCGGGAGATCCGGACCATATCAGGAATCCTATAAGCGTTCCGGTTAAGTACCACCTTAGTCCCCGTGTGGGATTCTCACATCCGATAACCGAACGCGATGTGCTTCACTTCACGTACGGTCACTACTTCCAGACACCGCAGTTCCATAGAATGTTCAGCGGAGCGGATTATGACCTTTCAGGTTCATTCCCCATTGTAGGAAACCCTGACCTGGCTGCGGAGGAGACCATTTCCTACGAAATGGGTGTGAAGCACCAGTTCGATGATATCACCATGATCGACCTCACCGGTTACTACAAAGACATAACCGGCCAGCTCGACATGCAGAAAAACTACTATACCGCGGTCGACTCTTACAACCTTTACATAAACACCGATTATGGAAACATCAGAGGGGCCGAATTGTGTATTACCAGACGTCCAAACAACTTCTGGTCGGGAAGCCTCAACTACACATACTCCATCGCAATGGGTAAGAGTTCCGGCGCGACTCAGAACTACACCTACGTCTGGGCCAACTGGATAATACCCAAGAAGGAATCTCCTCTTGACTGGGACCAGAGGCATACTATCAACGCGTGGTTCGATTACCGTATCCCACAGGGCGAAGGACCAAGAATTGGCGACACACCCTTCCTTGAAGGATTAGGCGCTAATCTCTCCTGGAGTTACGGAAGCGGATTCCCTTACGGTGAAGAAAACCAGGGAACAGCTCAGCCGGAGATAAACGGCAAAAGATACCCATGTACCATGACTACCACTCTCAAGGTCAACAAGAGCTTCTGGATTGGTTCGGTAACACTTAACGCCTACTGTCAGGTCAGCAATCTGTTCGACAGGCAGAATATCAATACGATTGCCGATGAAGGATGGTACGACGCTGACCAGGATGGAGACGGCGAGCCTGATCATGACCCTACAGGTCGGTATGACAATCCGTACGTATTCAGCAGACCTCGCATGATAAGGTTTGGTCTGGGATTTGAATGGTAGGTTGAATTCTTCCGCTCAGTAATGGCTGTACAGCTAATGCTGAACGAAAAGAAGGAGTGATAATAAATGCGTAAATTTCTGCTACTGTTTCTCGTGCTGGCGGCCACTTTGTGGGCACAGCCCGAGGAATCCATTCCCGCTGAAACCGCAGATGAAGCTATTGCAGCGGAGATTGAAGGTGAACAGGCTGAACCGGTAGAGGAGACCGCTGTTGAAGAAACAGTAGGTGATACTCCTGAGGGTGAGGAAGTTGAACGGGCACAGAGCGCCAGCATGGATCCGATGGATCTGTTCTTAGCAGGCGGACCTTTTATGTACCCTCTACTACTCGCTTTGCTTATCGGTATTGCCGTAACGGTCGAAAGGTTCATTTCCTACAGTAAAGTAAAAGTACAGGTTGGCCCCTTCCTCGAAAAGATAGGCGGATTCATCCGCAAGGGAAATGTTAAGGGAGCCGAAGAACTGTGCGAACGCACGAGAGGCCCGGTGGCTGCGATAATGCACTCAGGCCTTCTGCGTCATGATAAAGGGCTTGAAGCCGTTGAAAAGGCAGTTGAAAGCTCAGGCGGAATTGAAATGGCATATCTTGAGAAGGGTATTGTCGTACTGGCCTCGGTATCGAGTATCGCCCCCATGCTGGGTTTCCTCGGAACCGTTTCCGGTATGATCAGAGCCTTCGGTGAGATTGCCGCCGCCAAGAATGTTGAAGCCAGTCTTGTTGCGGGTGGTATACAGGAAGCTCTGATTACTACCGCGACAGGTCTTGTAATAGCAATCCCGATTCAGATGGCACACAACTACTTCATATCCCGGATCGGCAAGTTCGTGATTGATATGGAAGAGGCCAGCATATTCCTTGTGGATACACTGGCTGAAATGGAGCACCTGAAGCAGCTTTAAGGAGCATGGATGCGGATACGTAACAAACCGAGAGCAAGCGGGGATATCCCCGACGCCTCAATGTCCGACATTGCGTTCCTGCTGTTGATTTTCTTCCTGGTCACAACGACCTTCGAAGTTCAGAAAGGCATATCCTACAAACTACCGAAAAAGCCTGACGAGCAAACCGAAGAAGTTGTGATTGATGAGACTAACAGGCTTGTCATGACCATCAAGCAGTGGGGGGCCCACGAGTATGTGGTACTGATAGATCAGGCACCTCCCGATGGGCCGCTGCGCAGAGCAAGGGCTGGAGAAGACGTAAGCCTCCAGGACACAACTCTGCAGAATGGTATAAGAACTCTGGCTGCTGACAGGGCAGAGGCCATAGAGGCAGTCGAGCTCAGGCTTATGAACAACCTGGAAGTAGCAAAAGGTCTTCCATCCGGAACTTTCAGTTCCCTGGAAATTGCCATTGCCGCAGAGAATCTGGTGCCACTGATACGTCCCGGTATTATAAGGACGTATCTTGGAGCCAATACTCCGGTAGAGGATACCTCCATTTTCGGCGAGGTAGCCTTTGGAGATACCCTGGTACTCTCAGACGCGAGACAGGGAGAGATTGCATCCGCGGTTAGAGAGAGCGAGCTGGTTGTAATCCTCAAGTTCTTCCCTGATTGTGATTACGAGGGCATGGTTCATGCCCTTGATGTGCTCCGCATGAATGGCGTGAGCAGGACAGGTATCACAATTCAGGAGCGGATGGGAGGTGGCGCGTAATGAAGTTCAAGAGCAGAATGAATGTAGGAAGCAATATCTTCACAGGAACGATGGCTGATATTGTGTTTCTTCTTCTTGTATTCTTCATGGCTACCACCCTCTTTAAAGAAGACGGAGGGCTCAGAGTCCGCTTTCCACAGGCGCATCCACAGGTAATGAGTGAACTGGGAAAGCAGTTCCTCACTGTGACCGTCTGGATAAAGCAGGTGGAACCGGGGAACGATGATAGTGAACTTGTAGCGAGAATAGGCGATTACGATATGCCTGTTGATCAGGTACCTGAACAGTTAAATCGCTTGAGCAACAAGTTCTGGCGTGAGCAGAATAAGAAACTTGATGTTGTTGTGCTCAACGTAGATACCAGGGTTCCTATGGGAGATATGGTTGGTCTTTTTAACTCCATGCGGTTCGAGGAGCTCTACAGCATTCAATTCAATGCTGAAGAACTCGGACTGTACAACTGAAGGGGGGGACAATGACTGAGAACAGAACGGACTACAGGCATTCCTCCCTGAACTTCGAAATGGGAGTAGCGATAGGACTTGCCATTCTGATAGTCTTTTTCGAGCTTGTTCCGGCTGGCGAGATGGGAAGGCTATCCACTCGCACATCCGATTCCGAGATGGAAGCAGTTGAAACGGATATAGCTTTCGATGATGCTGTGGAAGAACAGGAGGAGGAAGTCGAGCAGGAACAGGAAGATATCGAACAGGATACACAGGACATGGTTGAGGAAATTAATCAGGATATAACGTTGTCCCTGGACGCCGATACTACCGGTCTTGAAACGGTTGAAACGGTTGACCAGGGGGAAGAGCTCAATGCCAGCCAATCGGAAGAAATGGGACCTCCCAGGTTCATGCCTGCCGAGGTTTTACCGGTTTGCACTTACCAGCCCCGTCCGGATTATCCGGAGATGGCGGCTCAGGCAGGTGTAGAAGGAACAGTCACCCTCTGGGTGTACGTTGCCGCCGACGGCAGCGTTTCCGATGTAAGGCTTTACAATTCCAGCGGTGTTAATTCGCTGGATGAAGCAGCCCAATCGGCCGCATGGAGCACAAGATGGACACCCGCCCAGAATAACGGTATTCCGGTAAGTGTCTGGACAACGTTTACAGTTAATTTTACTCTGACAGATTAGATGTTAAATAGTGGAAAAACGAAGTATAACTACAATTAGATCGTGGCATTTGCGAGGCGAACCAGGAGGGAACTCCCCGCAGCCGCGAAATAAGAATTGGAGGTGAAGAAGAGTATGAGGAACTCCAGTTACACTCGCGGGTTCCTGGTACTCACGGTACTTGCAGTGTTTGCACTGTCAGGTACCGGCCTTGCGAGGAGCGTGCAGGAAACAGTAGAACCAGGAGATGCCGGAACAGATGCCCGGCCTCCAGTTACTGTTCTCCTGATGAACCTCGGCAATGTTTGGAGTGCCTTTTTCAATTTAGGTTTGTTTGGTGATTTCGATGCGAATTACCCCTCAATGGAATGGCCCGGTGGAGAGGGCAGCGGCTATCTCTGGGCGGGTGATTTTTGGACATGCTGTTATGGACCTGTCTCCGTTCATGGTGACTCTGTCGCGGCATGGGCCAGTTGTGCGCAAAGTGCGCAGAGCTACGAATTGCGACCCAGCGAAGGATATCCTGCTGAAAAACTTAACCCAGGACCGGTAGCTCTCGAAGAAACGCGTTACGGTTATGATGACTGGGAGCCTTCCCGTAACCCTGACGCATACGGGATGTTCTGTTATGAGGAGAACTACGATTGGGGTACCCCCGGTTACAACAACTTCATAGCAACGGATTTCGTGATTCAGCACTTCAGCGAGCACGGGAATCCCGGAGTACCGCTGGGTGCATTCTGCATGGGTATAAGAGGCGACTGCGATGTAGCAACCGCAGCCGTGAACGAAATCCATCTTGATGATCTCGTTTATTACGATGGACATGCCATCTGGTGCAACGATGCCGATGCATCATTTGAGTACGAGTTCGACGGTGGTACAAAGGCAAGCGAGCAGGACAATTATACTTACCAGCAGAACCCTGATAATCCTCTGGATCCTGACGATCCGGATAATATCTACTACTACTTCAACTACATTGGTTCTGATGGTATTCCTGACAACGATGTTGACGGAAACGG contains:
- a CDS encoding TonB-dependent receptor; its protein translation is MRRKAMFLSIALVLFVALSVTAGTTGKIAGRVTDNSGNPLIGATVMVVGTSYGAMTDANGEYFIINLQPGTYSVAASMVGMSNKTAEGVAVVVDQTSPMNFSLDPATVGSTTITVTDSRGMIMMDATESFQVIGREEISTMPVAGIADIVNRQAGSTDRGGLHMRGGRAGQVTYLVDGVAQMDPTFNTFTSSVPLAGVAETAVIRGGFGAEYGNAQSGVVNIVTREGGNDYTGSLSWNGNNWEELGLASDWTWGGTSADEPDVWRWSNISPFAEARMNVEGTLGGPEPFTSYLLPAIGLDVPGDMRLFFSGEWLQTGGGKDGRYGYNFNDWVDSYTGNLKLTYKPNPKTKINLTGYLLDRTGSFDSDWLWHRYEQPFVDTDTSSINYGDTLAHGENILWGLPTYFRTNYSIGAGLTQTLSDATFMEIKFSQFEAARDYKIYNNPDDTTGAPGTDTEFYGENFTWDDWQAVTPSRMVDSRGFYRSGRNRSSWGERRSTTSTFRTDLTSQLNQDHQLKAGIEASYYDVFNYYIDTASGGNIYAGRYHVFPNSGAAYIQDKMEYRGMIVNAGLRFDYFDSNFDEFPADVTDPINFGTEPGDPDHIRNPISVPVKYHLSPRVGFSHPITERDVLHFTYGHYFQTPQFHRMFSGADYDLSGSFPIVGNPDLAAEETISYEMGVKHQFDDITMIDLTGYYKDITGQLDMQKNYYTAVDSYNLYINTDYGNIRGAELCITRRPNNFWSGSLNYTYSIAMGKSSGATQNYTYVWANWIIPKKESPLDWDQRHTINAWFDYRIPQGEGPRIGDTPFLEGLGANLSWSYGSGFPYGEENQGTAQPEINGKRYPCTMTTTLKVNKSFWIGSVTLNAYCQVSNLFDRQNINTIADEGWYDADQDGDGEPDHDPTGRYDNPYVFSRPRMIRFGLGFEW
- a CDS encoding MotA/TolQ/ExbB proton channel family protein, with protein sequence MDLFLAGGPFMYPLLLALLIGIAVTVERFISYSKVKVQVGPFLEKIGGFIRKGNVKGAEELCERTRGPVAAIMHSGLLRHDKGLEAVEKAVESSGGIEMAYLEKGIVVLASVSSIAPMLGFLGTVSGMIRAFGEIAAAKNVEASLVAGGIQEALITTATGLVIAIPIQMAHNYFISRIGKFVIDMEEASIFLVDTLAEMEHLKQL
- a CDS encoding biopolymer transporter ExbD, which codes for MRIRNKPRASGDIPDASMSDIAFLLLIFFLVTTTFEVQKGISYKLPKKPDEQTEEVVIDETNRLVMTIKQWGAHEYVVLIDQAPPDGPLRRARAGEDVSLQDTTLQNGIRTLAADRAEAIEAVELRLMNNLEVAKGLPSGTFSSLEIAIAAENLVPLIRPGIIRTYLGANTPVEDTSIFGEVAFGDTLVLSDARQGEIASAVRESELVVILKFFPDCDYEGMVHALDVLRMNGVSRTGITIQERMGGGA
- a CDS encoding biopolymer transporter ExbD, encoding MKFKSRMNVGSNIFTGTMADIVFLLLVFFMATTLFKEDGGLRVRFPQAHPQVMSELGKQFLTVTVWIKQVEPGNDDSELVARIGDYDMPVDQVPEQLNRLSNKFWREQNKKLDVVVLNVDTRVPMGDMVGLFNSMRFEELYSIQFNAEELGLYN
- a CDS encoding energy transducer TonB translates to MTENRTDYRHSSLNFEMGVAIGLAILIVFFELVPAGEMGRLSTRTSDSEMEAVETDIAFDDAVEEQEEEVEQEQEDIEQDTQDMVEEINQDITLSLDADTTGLETVETVDQGEELNASQSEEMGPPRFMPAEVLPVCTYQPRPDYPEMAAQAGVEGTVTLWVYVAADGSVSDVRLYNSSGVNSLDEAAQSAAWSTRWTPAQNNGIPVSVWTTFTVNFTLTD